Proteins from a single region of Hordeum vulgare subsp. vulgare chromosome 6H, MorexV3_pseudomolecules_assembly, whole genome shotgun sequence:
- the LOC123404116 gene encoding RNA-binding KH domain-containing protein PEPPER-like has translation MATAAPPPEEFARQAMAYVAEEEEEDPEEVEAWVSSDSEPDEHPALKRLDPYPDSEPEQPHQPPPPPPAPTNSAFEVAEEGKKATPWPGFPGASVFRLVVAGDKVGGLIGRRGEVIKRLCEVTRARVRVLDPTDGVSSRIVLISATEETQAELAPAMDAAVRIFKHVNDIEGINPDFTLPVSGPEICSARLLVPKAQGRHLIGKQGTTIQLMQESTGTTIRIIDKDELLSNQMVEERIVEIRGASLKVLNALKSVLGLLRRFLVDHSVLHLFERKNEEVAEVQNSSKENQVTNDYALVVNQDLLLSDSRSHHNPNGGRYLSYGHDPSVCDPYSRDIRRPTVSLISKITQTMRIPLPQAEEIIGVRGQTIAHIRSVSGAMVVLEETGNYLDEVLVSIEGTSSQVQTAHQLIQEVLLGNGEPLPPWSRRYGNPDAGPVRLPFALHGSPASPECALPLYREYRSSSAAYHGYRL, from the exons ATGGCGACCGCGGCACCGCCGCCCGAGGAGTTCGCCCGCCAAGCTATGGCCTACGTagccgaggaggaagaggaggacccggaggaggtggaggcgtggGTTTCCTCCGACTCGGAGCCGGACGAGCACCCGGCGCTCAAGCGGCTGGACCCTTACCCCGACTCGGAGCCGGAGCAACCgcaccagccgccgccgccgccgcctgcgcCGACGAATTCGGCGTTcgaggtggcggaggaggggaagaaggcgACGCCTTGGCCTGGGTTTCCCGGCGCGAGCGTGTTCCGGCTGGTCGTGGCCGGGGACAAGGTGGGCGGCCTCATCGGCCGCCGGGGCGAGGTCATCAAGCGCCTCTGCGAGGTGACGCGCGCCCGTGTCCGCGTCCTCGACCCCACGGACGGCGTCTCCAGCCGGATT GTCTTGATATCCGCAACAGAAGAAACACAGGCAGAACTGGCACCTGCTATGGATGCTGCAGTTAGGATCTTCAAACACGTAAATGACATAGAAGGGATCAACCCTGATTTCACATTACCTGTTTCTGGACCAGAAATTTGTTCTGCTAGATTACTGGTTCCTAAAGCACAAGGGAGGCACTTAATTGGCAAGCAAGGAACCACGATCCAGTTAATGCAAGAATCTACTGGTACTACCATAAGGATTATAGATAAAG ACGAGCTTTTGAGTAATCAGATGGTGGAAGAAAGAATTGTGGAGATACGTGGTGCTTCCCTCAAGGTCCTCAATGCCCTAAAATCAGTACTTGGACTTCTCCGGAGGTTCCTAGTTGATCATAGTGTCCTTCATCTATTTGAAAGAAAG AACGAAGAAGTAGCCGAAGTTCAGAATAGTTCTAAAGAAAATCAGGTTACCAATGATTATGCTCTTGTAGTGAACCAGGACCTTTTGTTATCTGACAGTCGAAGCCATCATAACCCGAATGGCGGCAGATATTTGTCATATGGACATGACCCATCTGTTTGTGATCCATATTCACGAGATATCAGACGCCCAACTGTCTCCTTGATATCAAAG ATTACGCAGACAATGCGGATCCCTTTGCCGCAAGCAGAAGAGATAATTGGTGTCAGGGGACAGACCATTGCTCATATACGTTCTGTCAGTGGGGCGATGGTTGTCCTCGAGGAAACTGGAAATTATCTGGACGAGGTTCTGGTTTCGATTGAAGGCACTTCGTCACAGGTTCAGACCGCACATCAACTCATACAG GAGGTCCTACTGGGCAACGGAGAACCTCTACCGCCCTGGAGCAGACGGTACGGCAACCCTGACGCTGGCCCAGTTCGGCTGCCGTTCGCCCTGCACGGTTCTCCAGCGAGTCCGGAGTGCGCCCTGCCTCTGTATCGCGAGTATCGGTCGTCGTCAGCTGCTTACCACGGGTACAGGCTGTAG